The Maledivibacter sp. genomic interval ATGAATATAACGGATTCAGAAATAGTAAATATGGCAGAGAATGAAATAGAAAAACAAACCAATGACATTATTATTATAGACCAAGAAAATGAAAGTGATGAATTTACCATAGCACAGGATGAAGGAACTACAGAAAGCATAAATGAAGAAAATCCTGAATCAAGTGAAGACATGGAGAATAACCATGGGAAAATTCTTGTTGAAAATCAGAAACCAAAACTAAAAGTGACAACCGTAGAAAATAATCAAGCTGCAGAGGTCTCCAGTGAAAAAGCCATCACTATGATATGGCCTGTAAAAGGTGAGTTGGGAATGGGATATGCAGTTGAGACATTGACATATTCCAAGACCTTAGAGCATTATACTACCCACCACGGAATAGATATACTTGCGGAAGAGAACACACCAATAAAAGCTGTATTAGGTGGAGAAGTTGTAGAGGTATTAACCGATTCTAGATTAGGGATTACCATATCCATTGATCATGGGGAGGGTTTAATAACAAGATATAGTAATCTATGTACCGATCTTATGGTTAATATCGGGGATAGTGTAACTCAAGGACAAACAGTAAGTGGAGTAGGAACTTCATCAATATTTGAATCCGCTGAAGGACCCCATCTTCATTTTGAAGTATTGCTTAATGGTAAAAGTGTTGATCCTATGAAATATTTGGCTGAAGAATAAAAGAATAGGAACTATGTCATATATATTATGCAACTTAGCCAAGTCAAAGTTATTCAATTCAATCAACTAAATAAATCGACTTATAAGTTTATTGTTCTATATAGTTATTTCACTGCATATTATGTAACAAACCAAATTTTTAAAGGGGGTACATCAGTGAAGGACTATATAGAGGAAAGGGCTGTTGAAATAGCTGAGCATATAATCAGCAAACAAACTACAGTTAGACAAACAGCTAAAGTCTTTGGAGTAAGTAAAAGTACAGTACACAAGGATGTCACCGAACGACTCCCCAAGATAAACCCTCTTTTGGCTAAAAAAGTAAAAACAATACTTGAAAAAAATAAAGCTGAAAGACATATCAGAGGTGGCAAAGCAACTAAAATGAAATACACTGGTATTGCAAAATAGCATAAAGCAACAATAAGATAAGAGCAGGGTTATGGCCCTGTTTTATTATGTGAGCAAATTGCATAATTACCTTCTACAAAAACTATCTACCATATGTATTATGCAATTCTGCCAAGTAAGAGTTATGCAATTTCCTCATGTATAAATTGAAGTTTCAACTAGAATATCTATAGTCATTTTATTCATGCTTTTCCTACCTTTCATTCTTGCTCAATCAATTATATACAGTGATTAAAGAAGGGATTGAGTGCCTAGAAAATAACCCAAATTACTTCGTCACTTGACTCCTTTGTTTTTTTATATGCCTTATTATAATTTACCATTGTAAACGAACCTATATTATGTTATAAATAGGTATAGAATACAAAAACTAACTTGATAAACATAATGCTAAATTAATTGAAGGATATTTTAAAAAATATAGAGGAATTTACATGAATATATAGAATCATATTTTTATGGACATAATTTAACATTTTTCAAGGAATTTTTAATTACATTATACGACGTAATTATTTTTTAGTTTAGACAAATTGTTAATTGAGGAAATTGCATAATCACCTTCTATGAAAACTACCTACTATATATAATTTAAGGATTCCCCAAACTATACCATCAAATATGCTTATATCTTAAGCAATTAAATTAAGGATGATATTCGCATATTAGGCTTAGCCAAGACAGAGTTATACAATTTCCTCAATTAATATACAATACAAATGAATAAATCTATTGGACAAGCTTTTAATAGTCTATGGACTGGCATGCAGTAATATTAGAAAGCAAGTATACAATAGTGATATATAGACGAAAGGTGTGGAGAAATGTTTGGAACAGAGATAGGTATAGATTTAGGAACTGCCAGCGTATTAGTTTATATCAAAGGCAAAGGAATAGTTCTTCAAGAGCCGTCGGTGGTAGCCATAGATAGAAATACCGATGAAATTCTTGCCGTGGGTTCAGAGGCCAGACAGATGCTTGGAAGAACTCCTGGAAATATAGTAGCTATAAGACCTCTTAGGGACGGAGTTATTTCAGATTATGAGGTTACTGAAAGGATGCTTAGATATTTTATAAATAAGACCTGTGGAAGGAAATTTTTTATTAAGCCTAAAATTATAGTTTGTGTTCCGAGCGGAGTTACAGAAGTTGAAAAAAGAGCGGTTATAGATGCTACCACTGAAGCTGGGGGAGGAAAAACCTATCTTATTGAAGAACCCATTGCAGCTGCTGTAGGAGCGGGCCTCGATATAACTAAGCCTGATGGTAATATGGTCTTAGACATAGGAGGAGGAACATCTGACATAGCCGTAATATCACTGGGTGGTATAGTTGTTAGTGAGTCAATAAAAGTAGCCGGGGATAAGTTTGATGAAGCTATTATTAAATATATGAGAAAGACTAAAAACATTCTTATAGGTGAGAGAACTGCTGAGGATTTAAAGATAAATATCGGTACTGCTTATCCAAAAACCAAACCAATAAAAATGGATTGTAGAGGTAGGGATTTGATAACAGGACTTCCTAGAACAATTACTGTCACTACTGAAGATATGCTTGAAGCTCTTCATGAGCCGGTGAATTCAATAGCAGATGCAGTTCATTCTGTTCTTGAAAGAACGCCTCCTGAGCTATCATCGGATATTAGTACAAGGGGTATAGTAATGACCGGTGGAGGAGCATTATTAAACGGACTCAATAAGTTGATTGAGCATAGAACAGGTATTCCAACATATATAGCAGAAGATCCAGTATCCTGTGTGGCAACTGGAACGGGAATGTCATTAAATCACCTAGATGTTTTAGAAAAAAGTATGATGACAAATAGAAGAAATAAAAGGCCGAGAAGATAAATATCAAAAGCTACTAATCCTTTGAATTAGTGGCTTTTTCATTTAAGCCGTATTTATATCCTAGGCATTTGTATAATTATAGCTTAATAATCCAATAAAAAATCTAGTGAAAGTTAAAGAAATAAGTAGAATTTGCCGATAAATCATTAGGAATGTTATACCTTAGTTGTTAAGCTGTTAACCTAAGGATTTGCTATATAGATAAGATATTTAGATTTGTACATTTTTACGAGGAGGTAGTTTTCAATATGTTTCGTGGACTATACATGGCATCATCATCCCTTATTACTAATAATAGAAAAATAGATGTGGTAAGTAATAATATGGCCAATGTTAATACGACAGGATTTAAAAAGGATCTAGTTCTTATAGAATCCTTTGAAGATGCACTAATTAGTAAGATGGATGGGACTATAAACCCTAACAATTTAAGAAAACTACATAAAGTAGATGTTCAAGATAAAAATGGTAGTTTTGAAGTGAGTTCAAATACAGGATATATGAGGGTCAAAACACCTACGGGAATAAGTTTTCATAACAAAGCAAGATTTACTGTGGGAGACGATGGTTTTTTGAGAACCTTTTATAAGGATAGAGAAGGCAAAATAGAGAGTGGATATGGATACGAGATACTGGGGAATAAGGGCTTGATCTATGTTGGGGATGGTCAGCTGAATATAGATGAAGGTGGAAGGGTATTTGTTGACGGAGAATTGGTTGATAGTTTAATAACCTTTGCACATCCATCTGTAATAGGAACCATGAACTCAGGAGTTAAGCTTGAAAGAATAGAAACAAATTTTGAACAAGGACAGCTGATTAGGACGGATAATCCACTGGATTTTGCCATAAAGGGAAACGGCTTTTTTGTGGTTGAAACTGAAGAGGGTACTAGATATACTAGGGATGGTTCCTTTAAACTTAATGAATATAAGGAATTGATTACCTCCGAGGGGCATAAGGTCCAAGGATCATATGGTGATATCGTCTTAGATGGAGAAAATATGGCATTGACACCAAATGGAGAGCTTATGGTGGATGGAGAAATAGTAGACAAACTACAGCTTGTTAATGTAAAAAATATTAGGGATTTGAGGAAAACCGAGACGGGGCTTTATAAAGTAGAGGATGGAATACAGGTAGAAGAAGAAGGCTTTAATGGCCAGGTTTTACAAGGTCAGCTTGAAAAATCAAATGTGGATCCAATAAAAGAAATGATAGAAATGATGACTTTGTACAGGGGATATGAATCTAGTCAAAAGATGATAAAAGCCTACGATGAGACTATAGGAAAAGCGGTAAATGAAATAGGTAAAGTTTAGAGTGGGTATGGGAATTTAATAACACTTTCTGAAGAAATTAAATTATATTAATTTGGATAATAAATGATATGGGAGGAATAGGAAATGCGTGCACTTTGGACTGCGGCATCGGGTATGAAAGCTCAACAATTAAACATTGATACTATCTCAAATAACCTTTCAAATGTAAATACAACAGGGTATAAGAAGCAGAGGATAGAGTTTAAAGATCTTATGTATGAGAAGCTAAGAAGAACTGATTATAACGAAGGGCAAGGGAAACCTGTTAATTTGGAGGTAGGACATGGTGTAATGCCCGCTGCTACAGTACGTTCATTTACACAGGGAAGCTTTGAGCAAACAAATAATGATCTTGATTTTGCTGTGAATGGGCAGGGGTTTTTTGTTGTAAGGGATACTAATGACAACCTATTTTATACTAAGGATGGCAGTTTTAAGCTTAGTATAGAAGATGGAGAAGCAAGAATATCTACTTCAGATGGATATTATGTTCAATCAGATATAGGGGATGTGGAGCTTGGTAGAGATATATCAGATATATTTGTCAGTCAAGATGGAGTAGTAAGTGTAAAAAGAACGGATTCTGAAGAAATAGAAGAGGTGGCAAATCTTTTACTGGTCAAATTCTCTAATCCAGCGGGACTTGAGAGCGTAGGTAAAAACCTATTAAAGCAAACAACTGCTTCTGGAGAATCTGTGGAATCCTTCCAAGGCGATGCCGGTGAAGTACTGCAAGGTTTTTTAGAAACATCAAACGTACAGGTTGTAGAAGAAATGATAAAACTGATTACAGCCCAAAGAGCCTATGAAGTTAATTCAAAATCTATTCAAACATCCGATGATATGCTACAAATGGCAAATAATCTTAGAAGATAAAGCATTTTACAGCTTATAGCTGATAAATAAGGAGGTCGCCCTTATGAAAATATCAAACGACGTAATGACTGGTAATATCAATCAAATAAAAACTAAGAGTGCTAAGAGCAATACCGAGGACTTTAAAAAAATCTTAGAAGAGGCTAAAAATTCTAATGATAAGGAAAAGCTAGAAGCTACCTGCAAACAGTTTGAGTCCATATATATTAACATCCTTATGCAAAATATGCGTAAAACGATAGGGGATAGTGGACTAAT includes:
- a CDS encoding M23 family metallopeptidase produces the protein MSFRKKMKKEKNENNEGREKGFARLLDKEGFYIIMFLCVCIVGTVAVWVAKSNVDRIAEDNTPRNEEMNITDSEIVNMAENEIEKQTNDIIIIDQENESDEFTIAQDEGTTESINEENPESSEDMENNHGKILVENQKPKLKVTTVENNQAAEVSSEKAITMIWPVKGELGMGYAVETLTYSKTLEHYTTHHGIDILAEENTPIKAVLGGEVVEVLTDSRLGITISIDHGEGLITRYSNLCTDLMVNIGDSVTQGQTVSGVGTSSIFESAEGPHLHFEVLLNGKSVDPMKYLAEE
- the spoIIID gene encoding sporulation transcriptional regulator SpoIIID translates to MKDYIEERAVEIAEHIISKQTTVRQTAKVFGVSKSTVHKDVTERLPKINPLLAKKVKTILEKNKAERHIRGGKATKMKYTGIAK
- a CDS encoding rod shape-determining protein, yielding MFGTEIGIDLGTASVLVYIKGKGIVLQEPSVVAIDRNTDEILAVGSEARQMLGRTPGNIVAIRPLRDGVISDYEVTERMLRYFINKTCGRKFFIKPKIIVCVPSGVTEVEKRAVIDATTEAGGGKTYLIEEPIAAAVGAGLDITKPDGNMVLDIGGGTSDIAVISLGGIVVSESIKVAGDKFDEAIIKYMRKTKNILIGERTAEDLKINIGTAYPKTKPIKMDCRGRDLITGLPRTITVTTEDMLEALHEPVNSIADAVHSVLERTPPELSSDISTRGIVMTGGGALLNGLNKLIEHRTGIPTYIAEDPVSCVATGTGMSLNHLDVLEKSMMTNRRNKRPRR
- a CDS encoding flagellar hook-basal body protein, with the translated sequence MFRGLYMASSSLITNNRKIDVVSNNMANVNTTGFKKDLVLIESFEDALISKMDGTINPNNLRKLHKVDVQDKNGSFEVSSNTGYMRVKTPTGISFHNKARFTVGDDGFLRTFYKDREGKIESGYGYEILGNKGLIYVGDGQLNIDEGGRVFVDGELVDSLITFAHPSVIGTMNSGVKLERIETNFEQGQLIRTDNPLDFAIKGNGFFVVETEEGTRYTRDGSFKLNEYKELITSEGHKVQGSYGDIVLDGENMALTPNGELMVDGEIVDKLQLVNVKNIRDLRKTETGLYKVEDGIQVEEEGFNGQVLQGQLEKSNVDPIKEMIEMMTLYRGYESSQKMIKAYDETIGKAVNEIGKV
- the flgG gene encoding flagellar basal-body rod protein FlgG, with protein sequence MRALWTAASGMKAQQLNIDTISNNLSNVNTTGYKKQRIEFKDLMYEKLRRTDYNEGQGKPVNLEVGHGVMPAATVRSFTQGSFEQTNNDLDFAVNGQGFFVVRDTNDNLFYTKDGSFKLSIEDGEARISTSDGYYVQSDIGDVELGRDISDIFVSQDGVVSVKRTDSEEIEEVANLLLVKFSNPAGLESVGKNLLKQTTASGESVESFQGDAGEVLQGFLETSNVQVVEEMIKLITAQRAYEVNSKSIQTSDDMLQMANNLRR
- a CDS encoding rod-binding protein; translated protein: MKISNDVMTGNINQIKTKSAKSNTEDFKKILEEAKNSNDKEKLEATCKQFESIYINILMQNMRKTIGDSGLIEKSHARKMFEGMLDEEISKEVSKGQGMGLAQIMYQQLSQKNGIDEDDK